The following are from one region of the Vulpes vulpes isolate BD-2025 chromosome 14, VulVul3, whole genome shotgun sequence genome:
- the CEBPB gene encoding CCAAT/enhancer-binding protein beta, which translates to MQRLVAWDPACLPLPPPPAFKSMEVANFYYEADCLAAAYGGKAAPAAPPAARAGPRPPAGELGSIGDHERAIDFSPYLEPLGAPQAPAPATATDTFEAAPPAPAPAPAPASSGPHHDFLSDLFSDDYGGKNCKKASEYGYVSLGRLGAAKGALHPGCFAPLHPPPPPPPPPPPAELKAEPGFEPADCKRKEEAGAPGGGGGGGGAGMAAGFPYALRAYLGYQAVPSGSSGSLSTSSSSSPPGTPSPADAKAPPAACYAGAAPAPSQVKSKAKKTVDKHSDEYKIRRERNNIAVRKSRDKAKMRNLETQHKVLELTAENERLQKKVEQLSRELSTLRNLFKQLPEPLLASSGHC; encoded by the coding sequence ATGCAACGCCTGGTGGCCTGGGACCCAGCATGTCTgcccctgccgccgccgcccgcctTTAAATCCATGGAAGTGGCCAACTTCTACTACGAGGCGGACTGCTTGGCTGCTGCGTACGGCGGCAAGgcggcccccgcggcgccccccgCGGCCAGAGCCGGGCCGCGCCCCCCCGCCGGCGAGCTGGGCAGCATCGGCGACCACGAGCGCGCCATCGACTTCAGCCCGTACCTGGAGCCGCTGGGCGCGCCGCAGGCCCCGGCGCCGGCCACAGCCACGGACACCTTCGAGgcggccccgcccgcgcccgcgcccgcccccgcgcccgcctcctCCGGGCCGCACCACGACTTCCTCTCCGACCTCTTCTCCGACGACTACGGCGGCAAGAACTGCAAGAAGGCGTCCGAGTACGGCTACGTGagcctggggcgcctgggggccgCCAAGGGCGCGCTGCACCCCGGCTGCTTCGCGCCGCTgcacccgccgccgccgccgccgccgccgccgccgcccgccgagCTCAAGGCGGAGCCGGGCTTCGAGCCCGCGGACTGCAAGCGGAAGGAGGAGGCCGGggcgccgggcggcggcggcggcggcggcggcgcaggcATGGCGGCTGGCTTCCCGTACGCGCTGCGCGCCTACCTCGGCTACCAGGCGGTGCCGAGCGGCAGCAGCGGGAGCCTGTCCACGTCCTCGTCGTCCAGCCCGCCCGGCACGCCGAGCCCCGCCGACGCCAAGGCGCCCCCGGCCGCCTGCTACGCGGGGGCGGCGCCGGCGCCCTCGCAGGTCAAGAGCAAGGCCAAGAAGACGGTGGACAAGCACAGCGACGAGTACAAGATCCGGCGCGAGCGCAACAACATCGCGGTGCGCAAGAGCCGCGACAAGGCCAAGATGCGCAACCTGGAGACGCAGCACAAGGTCCTGGAGCTCACGGCCGAGAACGAGCGGCTGCAGAAGAAGGTGGAGCAGCTGTCGCGCGAGCTCAGCACCCTGCGGAACTTGTTCAAGCAGCTGCCCGAGCCCCTGCTCGCCTCCTCCGGCCACTGCTAG